Proteins from a single region of Undibacterium sp. KW1:
- a CDS encoding choice-of-anchor A family protein, with the protein MKLNLKRSLNIGARLLIGLILSPALSQAQQIDLGVAGQYSAFVFGNVSNITNVDGRLAVGGILNTPGGTVGGSVNYNDTNPVMVVAGNLTSYGGSLGNNKNNAYAVYAGTLGSKAATYLDFRKVAFSPIDFEAERTYLSVLSQQIRSMPATGTVSQLYAKVTLTGSNRDVEIFNVTADHVASTHDFALANIKQSAYIILNVASNAQRTLKFGITMTELINRNSKVLVNMYDTELLNLNNSGFFGSVLAPYACIKNSGGKVEGTVIAASWDTNLAVGSTLFVPTN; encoded by the coding sequence ATGAAACTAAATTTAAAACGTTCTTTAAACATCGGCGCTCGCTTGCTGATAGGGTTGATCTTGTCGCCCGCCTTAAGCCAGGCACAACAGATTGATCTGGGTGTGGCCGGACAATATTCAGCCTTTGTCTTTGGCAATGTCAGCAACATCACCAACGTCGATGGCCGCCTCGCAGTGGGCGGCATACTCAATACGCCGGGTGGCACGGTCGGTGGCAGCGTCAACTACAACGACACCAACCCCGTCATGGTAGTTGCCGGTAACCTGACTTCTTATGGTGGCAGCCTCGGTAATAACAAAAACAATGCTTACGCCGTGTATGCAGGCACGCTGGGTTCCAAGGCCGCGACTTATCTTGATTTCCGCAAAGTGGCCTTTAGCCCCATCGACTTCGAGGCCGAACGCACTTACCTGAGTGTCTTGTCGCAGCAGATACGCAGCATGCCAGCAACGGGTACCGTCAGCCAGCTCTATGCCAAGGTCACCCTGACAGGCAGCAACCGCGATGTAGAAATCTTTAACGTGACGGCAGACCATGTCGCCAGCACCCATGACTTTGCATTGGCGAACATCAAACAAAGTGCCTACATCATCCTGAATGTGGCAAGTAATGCCCAACGCACCCTCAAGTTTGGCATCACCATGACAGAACTGATTAACCGTAACAGCAAAGTGCTCGTCAATATGTACGATACCGAATTACTCAATCTGAATAATTCCGGTTTCTTCGGTAGCGTCCTGGCTCCCTATGCCTGCATCAAGAATTCGGGCGGTAAAGTTGAAGGCACTGTCATTGCAGCCAGTTGGGATACCAATCTGGCTGTCGGGTCAACTCTGTTTGTGCCGACCAATTAA
- a CDS encoding transglutaminase domain-containing protein: MFRNITVQRAISSLVLVTFSSLTLYPCTVSAQTRAAAERKSSLLKVGQVTPLARAATLPLLASSTSAATKPTNSEERLSQLLNQIQDDVKATSSTATTTSNTPAKAGLLALAATTNSNTTLLNQRVSSIRSANTQINAIYSDIDQSFKDTEQRLKDAKLPAEILTRHRKAVADYQSRQTEFNQIMDRVVQADDKGQTSNRQTALADLSGFMDKYPNAKPHQYTDPNKLPFRSPSNNVRKPNESKAQYQANLFKPKTEKLMPAGPPVNAQGSAQPSLPAIPTAQDIAETEDVQLTPAIKAQAAALNNNPVQIYNWVRNNISFIPSYGSIQGSELTLQNKRGNAFDTASLLIALYRSAGIPARYVYGTIDVPADKVMNWVGGVTKIEAAQSLLGQGGIPNTGLINGGTIAAIRMEHVWVEAFVDYSPSRGAINKNPSTWVPMDASFKQYEFTPQVDLLKTVKFDPVAFKQTFQKTAVVDANGSRFSGGDSSAIANEIEEFQSKVTAWRQSVGDVEALDKLQGKKTIRSISSPILYGALPYKIVVQASEFQNLPANLRWGITLEYFAGENDGLQSAVFSKSISLPQLGNKKLGLTFDAATNADAALLQSLRAENAASLPAYLVSGIPKLTLDGASIASGQAVQFGTRQTVVLTMTDPIGAHGQAINYEITTGDETVFAINSSGVSQAMLDDRLAKFASNNASENLQTVSLMFWYLHDTNDQIIAATQKVTAFRLPSVGAFGSPLTTSYFFGIPRSAAYKGRYADVKRVLIAATTNDGKVPVSFMAQSGLQGSDFEGLAFDATFNRPVGSGGSATRLINRARESGLAILRITSNNQADLQALAIPAEVKADIQNAIATGKEAIVPEGVMSGSWHGIGYILTDPTTGAGAYMINGGYNGGVDEPGCDDDGTATAPVTTPVAEPHYGIYMLIAFAAIAILAAPFVVGAAVEVAIGRALFGVTMLVVASVSNSAPPPNIQLTPGGTKVWESTFGRIYGKLPSGMPETSYPGYGLSRELDNFTCTTNLLDKLREIQTRACEKPSKCKGNECNVSVLQGNVANGNECIQARIDVMQQCFKGGNKSHWDEVITRINSLANCADCIANISARQCIK; this comes from the coding sequence ATGTTCCGCAACATCACTGTACAACGCGCCATCTCTAGCCTGGTTTTAGTCACCTTCAGCAGCCTGACGCTCTATCCATGTACTGTATCAGCCCAGACACGCGCTGCGGCCGAGCGAAAAAGCAGCTTGCTCAAAGTGGGGCAGGTTACTCCTCTAGCCAGAGCTGCAACATTGCCGCTCTTGGCAAGCAGCACCAGTGCAGCCACCAAACCAACAAATTCAGAAGAGCGCCTGAGCCAGCTACTCAATCAAATCCAGGATGACGTCAAAGCTACCTCATCTACCGCAACAACGACCAGCAATACACCCGCCAAAGCGGGCCTGCTCGCGTTAGCCGCCACGACCAACAGCAATACCACATTGCTCAACCAGCGCGTCAGCAGCATACGCAGTGCCAACACCCAAATCAACGCGATATACAGCGACATAGACCAAAGCTTCAAAGATACTGAACAACGTCTCAAAGATGCGAAGCTACCCGCAGAAATATTGACACGCCATCGCAAGGCCGTTGCCGACTACCAAAGCCGCCAGACGGAATTCAACCAGATCATGGACAGAGTAGTCCAGGCCGATGACAAAGGGCAGACCAGTAACCGCCAGACAGCCTTGGCTGACCTCAGCGGCTTCATGGACAAATACCCCAATGCCAAGCCGCATCAATATACTGACCCTAACAAACTGCCGTTTCGCAGCCCCAGCAACAACGTCAGAAAACCGAATGAAAGCAAGGCCCAATACCAGGCTAACCTGTTCAAGCCAAAAACTGAGAAACTCATGCCCGCTGGCCCGCCAGTGAATGCGCAAGGCTCAGCACAGCCATCTTTACCCGCAATCCCGACTGCACAAGACATCGCAGAGACAGAAGATGTGCAACTGACGCCTGCCATCAAGGCACAGGCTGCCGCCTTGAACAACAACCCTGTGCAAATCTATAACTGGGTCAGGAACAACATCAGCTTCATCCCCAGCTACGGCAGCATACAAGGCAGTGAACTGACATTACAAAACAAACGTGGTAATGCCTTTGATACAGCCAGTTTGCTGATCGCTCTGTACAGGTCAGCAGGCATACCTGCGCGCTATGTGTACGGCACCATTGACGTACCAGCAGACAAGGTCATGAACTGGGTAGGTGGTGTCACCAAGATAGAAGCTGCACAGAGTTTATTGGGGCAGGGCGGTATTCCTAATACTGGACTGATCAATGGCGGCACGATCGCAGCGATCCGTATGGAGCATGTGTGGGTTGAGGCCTTTGTGGACTACTCACCTAGCCGGGGTGCGATCAATAAAAACCCGAGTACCTGGGTGCCGATGGATGCGAGCTTTAAGCAGTATGAGTTTACGCCACAAGTTGATTTGTTAAAGACCGTAAAATTCGATCCAGTTGCTTTTAAGCAGACATTCCAGAAAACGGCAGTAGTTGACGCTAACGGAAGCAGGTTCTCTGGAGGAGATAGCAGTGCTATTGCAAATGAAATAGAAGAATTTCAAAGCAAGGTAACAGCATGGAGGCAATCTGTTGGGGATGTTGAAGCATTGGATAAATTGCAGGGCAAGAAGACAATCAGGTCAATTTCTTCACCCATTTTGTATGGGGCGTTGCCTTACAAGATTGTAGTGCAGGCAAGTGAGTTCCAAAATTTACCTGCAAACTTAAGGTGGGGAATTACCCTCGAGTATTTTGCAGGTGAAAACGATGGTTTGCAAAGCGCAGTATTCTCGAAATCGATTTCATTGCCTCAGCTTGGAAATAAAAAACTCGGTTTGACATTCGATGCAGCAACCAATGCTGATGCAGCATTACTCCAGAGTTTGCGAGCAGAAAATGCTGCGAGTCTGCCAGCCTACCTTGTAAGCGGAATACCTAAATTAACCCTAGATGGCGCATCCATTGCTTCTGGCCAGGCTGTTCAATTTGGTACTAGGCAAACCGTAGTATTGACGATGACAGATCCAATTGGTGCTCATGGTCAAGCTATAAATTATGAAATCACAACTGGTGATGAGACCGTATTTGCAATCAATTCATCTGGAGTTTCTCAGGCCATGTTGGATGACAGATTAGCCAAATTTGCTTCAAATAATGCATCTGAAAATTTGCAGACAGTCAGTTTGATGTTTTGGTATTTGCATGACACGAATGATCAAATTATCGCAGCGACGCAAAAGGTCACTGCTTTCAGATTGCCTTCTGTAGGCGCATTTGGTTCACCGCTTACAACAAGTTATTTTTTTGGGATCCCGCGATCGGCAGCATATAAAGGTCGATATGCCGATGTTAAAAGAGTTTTGATTGCTGCTACAACAAACGATGGAAAAGTCCCAGTCTCTTTCATGGCGCAAAGTGGACTACAAGGCTCAGATTTTGAGGGGCTTGCATTTGATGCTACCTTCAATCGGCCTGTTGGTTCAGGTGGCTCAGCAACACGTTTAATCAACCGTGCAAGAGAGAGTGGTTTAGCCATTCTAAGGATTACATCGAATAATCAGGCTGATTTGCAAGCATTGGCAATACCTGCAGAAGTAAAAGCGGATATTCAAAATGCAATCGCAACAGGAAAAGAAGCAATCGTCCCAGAGGGTGTGATGAGCGGTAGTTGGCACGGGATTGGATACATCTTGACTGACCCTACTACAGGTGCTGGTGCATACATGATCAATGGAGGCTATAACGGAGGTGTAGATGAGCCTGGCTGTGATGACGATGGAACAGCGACTGCCCCAGTAACCACACCGGTTGCTGAACCGCATTATGGTATTTATATGCTTATCGCATTTGCAGCCATTGCCATTTTAGCAGCGCCATTTGTTGTTGGAGCAGCTGTTGAAGTGGCAATAGGTCGAGCACTTTTTGGTGTAACAATGCTAGTTGTTGCAAGCGTTTCAAATTCAGCACCTCCTCCAAATATTCAACTTACACCAGGTGGAACTAAAGTCTGGGAAAGCACCTTTGGTCGGATATATGGAAAATTACCAAGCGGTATGCCTGAAACTAGTTATCCTGGTTATGGTCTCTCACGTGAGCTAGACAATTTTACTTGTACAACAAATCTACTTGATAAATTAAGAGAAATACAAACAAGAGCCTGTGAAAAGCCAAGCAAATGTAAAGGAAATGAGTGTAATGTGAGTGTTCTTCAAGGGAACGTTGCAAATGGAAATGAATGTATTCAAGCGCGGATTGATGTCATGCAGCAGTGTTTTAAAGGCGGAAATAAATCACACTGGGATGAAGTGATAACAAGGATAAATAGTTTGGCGAATTGTGCAGATTGCATCGCTAATATATCTGCTCGGCAATGTATAAAATAA
- a CDS encoding integrase core domain-containing protein translates to MLIAIAYFGVIDYRILDVLLNRISDFLKHVQCWFYSFNWHRQEYASALLPPAKQFYAKKHRRRTGSPKPRWALQFVLERFAERKSYRQIMMEFNRLYAHKGMTISLGTVYNWVQKYRSEMAVIRKETRNRFPEPSPANLRWCIDGTGKVTADGVSHFILGIVDHGTRMNLLLRRLELATSATILECIKEAIQLFGQPAIIRTDNASVFRSKKFRRALKELGIRQEFSEPGKPWQNGRIERFFLTLKEKLNLITPLNGLMLDCLLGDFTTWYNLVRPHQHLHGYTPAEVWNGVNPYRSAPKAVQYFSAWDGLLTGYYLQR, encoded by the coding sequence ATGTTGATAGCGATTGCATATTTTGGGGTGATTGATTACCGGATTCTGGATGTACTTTTAAACCGGATTTCAGATTTTCTAAAACATGTTCAGTGCTGGTTTTACAGCTTCAACTGGCACAGGCAGGAATATGCTTCTGCCCTCCTCCCGCCAGCGAAGCAGTTTTATGCGAAGAAGCACAGAAGGCGGACTGGCAGTCCCAAACCACGCTGGGCTCTGCAATTTGTGTTGGAGAGATTTGCAGAGCGCAAAAGCTATCGGCAGATCATGATGGAGTTTAACCGGCTCTATGCACACAAGGGCATGACGATCAGTCTGGGGACGGTGTATAACTGGGTACAGAAATACCGTTCAGAGATGGCGGTGATACGTAAGGAAACACGGAATCGTTTTCCGGAACCTAGTCCTGCGAATTTGCGGTGGTGTATCGATGGTACGGGTAAAGTGACAGCAGATGGCGTGAGCCATTTTATCCTGGGTATTGTGGATCATGGCACTCGGATGAACTTATTGTTACGGCGTCTGGAGCTGGCGACGTCAGCAACGATACTGGAATGCATCAAAGAAGCAATACAGTTATTTGGTCAGCCTGCAATTATCCGCACGGACAATGCTTCAGTGTTTCGCAGTAAAAAATTTAGGCGGGCTTTGAAGGAACTGGGTATTCGTCAGGAATTCAGTGAACCTGGCAAGCCGTGGCAAAACGGGAGGATTGAGCGTTTCTTTTTAACGCTTAAAGAGAAGTTGAATTTGATTACTCCTCTTAATGGCTTGATGCTCGATTGTTTGCTGGGCGATTTTACTACCTGGTATAACTTAGTCAGGCCGCATCAACATTTGCATGGGTATACACCTGCGGAGGTGTGGAACGGTGTAAATCCTTACAGGTCAGCACCAAAAGCCGTTCAGTATTTTAGTGCTTGGGATGGTTTGCTGACCGGTTACTATTTACAGCGTTAG
- the dksA gene encoding RNA polymerase-binding protein DksA, which yields MQSNTASKKTAIKSRALGSKPRLTEEKILRMGEMDYMNDAQLAFFKSRLQEIESTLVQNANETTAHLQENDIIADPFDRATIEEEHALELRARDRENKLLRKVRAALVRIEEGDYGWCEDSGEPIGIERLLARPTATLSLEAQQRHEQRQKLFGH from the coding sequence ATGCAAAGCAATACTGCATCTAAAAAAACGGCGATCAAATCCCGTGCACTTGGTTCAAAGCCGAGGCTGACAGAAGAAAAAATTCTGCGCATGGGGGAGATGGATTATATGAATGATGCTCAACTGGCGTTTTTTAAATCTCGCTTGCAGGAAATTGAATCAACCCTGGTTCAGAATGCCAATGAGACTACGGCCCATCTGCAGGAAAACGACATCATTGCAGACCCTTTTGACCGTGCCACGATAGAAGAAGAGCATGCGCTGGAGTTGCGTGCGCGTGACCGTGAGAACAAGTTGCTCAGGAAGGTGAGGGCTGCCTTGGTGCGCATAGAGGAAGGGGATTATGGCTGGTGCGAAGACTCTGGCGAGCCTATCGGCATAGAGCGTTTGTTGGCACGACCTACCGCAACGTTGTCGCTGGAGGCACAGCAACGTCATGAGCAAAGGCAAAAATTATTTGGTCACTGA
- a CDS encoding GlsB/YeaQ/YmgE family stress response membrane protein encodes MDLIFWIFVGGIVGWIILMTSTGDHQNIYLNVLVGIAGSLIIGCLMPSYLSIDAPNDGGFDFQALGSLIVGAMAILSIASLFMSRDTR; translated from the coding sequence ATGGATTTGATTTTTTGGATTTTTGTCGGTGGCATAGTCGGATGGATCATTTTGATGACCTCTACGGGTGACCACCAGAATATTTATCTGAATGTGCTGGTTGGCATAGCGGGTAGTTTGATCATAGGCTGCCTGATGCCCTCGTATTTGAGTATTGATGCACCCAACGATGGAGGTTTTGATTTTCAGGCCCTGGGCAGTCTCATCGTTGGCGCAATGGCGATACTGAGCATTGCCAGCCTTTTTATGTCGCGGGATACGCGCTAG
- a CDS encoding lipase family protein: MFEQTAWTYPASDANPMISQGSSDGLNDLTQLVNASGQTIYQYLAANAIGSDISIGVVGHSLGGNLTTVFAPWLLYQFQQNKITPPALLPILTFAAPTAGNQAFADAYDKSFPNSWRYYNEIDLVPMASDDLSSGGLLYSPAPEASSIETTYDNVTVTLKEAIDLIAIAIDTAEFGYGSYYTQTNQASGSVALNTSKSLHPVDTSKPLIEQWFDQVAAQHEQGNYLSFFGLPPVSCTIS, encoded by the coding sequence GTGTTTGAACAAACTGCCTGGACTTATCCAGCCAGCGACGCAAATCCTATGATCTCGCAGGGCTCGTCAGATGGCCTGAATGACCTGACACAGTTGGTCAATGCGTCTGGCCAAACGATATACCAGTACCTTGCCGCAAATGCTATCGGCAGTGACATCTCCATCGGCGTGGTTGGGCACAGCCTGGGCGGTAACCTGACGACGGTTTTTGCCCCCTGGCTGCTGTATCAATTCCAGCAAAACAAAATAACGCCTCCCGCACTTCTTCCCATACTGACCTTTGCCGCCCCCACCGCTGGCAACCAGGCATTTGCAGACGCCTATGACAAAAGCTTCCCCAATTCATGGCGCTACTATAATGAGATAGACCTTGTCCCCATGGCATCGGACGATTTGAGTTCTGGAGGGCTGCTGTATTCACCTGCACCGGAAGCCAGCAGCATAGAAACCACCTACGACAACGTCACCGTCACACTCAAGGAAGCAATTGACCTCATCGCAATTGCGATCGACACTGCCGAATTTGGTTACGGCTCGTATTACACCCAGACCAATCAGGCAAGCGGCAGTGTCGCGCTGAATACCTCAAAATCACTTCACCCGGTGGATACCAGCAAGCCTCTGATAGAACAATGGTTTGACCAGGTCGCCGCCCAGCATGAACAGGGGAATTATTTATCCTTCTTCGGCTTGCCACCAGTCAGTTGCACGATTTCCTGA